One window from the genome of Crassostrea angulata isolate pt1a10 chromosome 2, ASM2561291v2, whole genome shotgun sequence encodes:
- the LOC128171495 gene encoding protein hinderin-like — MYEAESKQSATKDVFWSKFEPETKNNRDAVVPGVTAPGNRRPHKPRKMKSNNNKTGHKTTEVKATIPVRSPVKVMNLSADTATITQDLTVESLLENPKKQLSGSKKVSLKDLCAEDKKRVANLIKELAKMGDEKEAVMGQLQTERRQYEKQVVQLVNQQEQILTEREDIQSKLFQCQELLTRYRDQLMEREDQLNTSITEMVNKKEGQRGRSGSVDEISDGKRRSNQRQTENKENQHTGSKELHQRYIEAEATKDRLRRPFTSMIDKEIAKRRQTEDGGLSTIVASESSTTTPPRHGGGGRVEYSDLIPVIQAFRDPIMSSTQKSTDIRAYVDEDSPRGEFHCLEPDASPRSSRASFPSNSPRGQRSSSPIGQQARGNNKVGFKEKLAVGHDELPKQLERDKEGPGNKEFQQKYKKLTPTERKQELLRQRETLLEEQNRLRRILMEQEAQLKRKQDLIDRRRSNQRARMDYLERNGEFPKDPDDNDAGSVFSVPDTGSECEGRVERLDLERCFSEEEIHRVGDRQEVHRGVTGATRSAPKAETRAETKIQDKYTRGTSPIQLESEQVDSAPSTPRLIDAATSYSKRLDRSIEEVVEDGILNTPTRKMDAATSYSRRLDRSIEEVVEDGILNTPTRKMDAATSYSRRSPRSPLPDPEFMELPRQNNLPLQVNRQRAPKSPPQRLSSTPGEKTLSVVEIVNSLEEEPTTRPSSLRSPAQRDVPPVRSRPATVGGTAKILSSAGRGCPTGNVFGIPPHKDQFSEELAEETAEESSLLEDIFFL; from the exons ATGTATGAGGCAGAAAGTAAACAATCGGCAACCAAGGATGTTTTCTGGTCGAAATTTG aGCCAGAAACAAAGAACAATAGAGATGCCGTTGTACCAG GGGTGACGGCGCCAGGAAATCGTCGTCCACACAAACCCAGGAAAATGAAGTCTAACAATAACAAGACCGGGCATAAAACCACCGAGGTCAAGGCCACCATTCCTGTCAGGTCGCCGGTCAAGGTCATGAACCTGTCAGCTGACACTGCAACAATAACGCAAGAT ctGACAGTGGAGAGTCTTTTGGAGAACCCCAAGAAGCAGCTGTCGGGCTCCAAGAAAGTCTCACTCAAAGACCTGTGTGCCGAGGACAAGAAGAGAGTGGCCAACCTGATCAAAGAGCTGGCTAA GATGGGGGATGAGAAGGAGGCAGTGATGGGTCAACTACAGACAGAGCGGCGACAGTACGAAAAACAGGTGGTACAACTGGTCAATCAGCAGGAACAGATTTTGACAGAGAGAGAAG ACATCCAGAGCAAGCTGTTCCAATGTCAGGAGCTGCTGACCCGCTACAGGGACCAGTTAATGGAGAGGGAGGACCAGCTTAATACTTCCATTACAGAGATGGTCAACAAAAAG GAAGGTCAGCGGGGGAGAAGTGGGTCAGTAGATGAAATCTCCGACGGCAAACGAAGGTCAAATCAACGTCAAACAGAGAACAAGGAAAACCAACACACAGGCAGTAAGGAGCTCCACCAGCGATACATAGAGGCAGAGGCAACGAAGGACCGCCTCCGGCGACCTTTCACCTCGATGATTGACAAGGAGATTGCCAAGAGAAGGCAGACAGAGGACGGGGGTCTGAGTACAATCGTGGCGTCTGAGTCGTCCACCACCACGCCCCCGAGACATGGGGGAGGAGGGAGGGTGGAGTACAGTGACCTTATCCCAGTCATTCAAGCGTTTAGAGACCCAATCATGTCAAGCACGCAGAAGAGTACTGACATTAGGGCGTACGTGGATGAAGATTCGCCTCGAGGCGAGTTCCATTGTCTGGAACCTGATGCTAGTCCGAGGTCCTCCAGGGCCTCATTTCCGTCCAATTCCCCCCGAGGTCAAAGGTCATCATCACCTATTGGTCAACAAGCAAGGGGAAACAATAAGGTGGGGTTCAAAGAGAAACTTGCTGTTGGACACGACGAACTTCCGAAACAGTTAGAGAGGGACAAAGAGGGTCCCGGGAACAAAGAGTTCCAACAGAAATACAAGAAACTGACGCCCACGGAACGTAAGCAAGAGCTGTTGAGACAGAGGGAGACGCTGCTAGAAGAACAAAACAGACTGAGGAGGATCCTGATGGAGCAGGAGGCACAACTAAAGCGGAAACAGGACCTGATAGACAGGCGACGGTCAAATCAACGGGCCAGGATGGACTATCTGGAGAGGAACGGAGAGTTTCCGAAGGATCCGGATGATAATGACGCAGGAAGTGTGTTCAGTGTTCCGGATACAGGGAGTGAGTGTGAGGGGCGGGTGGAGAGACTGGACCTAGAGAGGTGTTTCAGTGAGGAGGAGATTCACAGAGTCGGTGATAGACAGGAAGTCCACCGGGGAGTTACAG GTGCTACAAGAAGTGCTCCTAAAGCAGAGACAAGGGCAGAAACCAAAATACAAGATAAGTACACCAGAGGTACCTCACCAATCCAGCTGGAGTCTGAACAAGTGGACTCCGCCCCCTCTACCCCACGATTAATTGATGCTGCAACAAGTTATTCTAAAAGGTTGGATCGTTCCATAGAGGAGGTGGTGGAAGATGGAATCCTGAACACCCCTACAAGGAAAATGGATGCAGCCACAAGTTATTCTAGGAGGCTGGATCGTTCCATTGAGGAGGTGGTGGAAGATGGTATCCTGAACACTCCTACCAGGAAAATGGATGCAGCCACCAGCTACTCCCGCAGAAGTCCACG TTCACCACTGCCAGATCCAGAATTCATGGAATTACCACGACAGAATAACCTCCCCTTACAAGTGAACCGCCAGAGGGCACCAAAGTCACCACCTCAGAGACTGTCGTCCACACCAGG AGAGAAAACCCTGTCTGTGGTGGAAATAGTCAACTCCCTGGAGGAAGAACCCACGACACGCCCCTCCTCTCTCAGATCCCCAGCACAAAGGGACGTCCCTCCGGTCAGATCAAGGCCAGCAACTGTGGGGGGAACAGCAAAGATCCTTTCAAGTGCTGGAAGGGGGTGCCCCACAGGGAACGTGTTCGGAATTCCTCCACACAAGGACCAGTTTAGTGAGGAACTAGCTGAGGAGACAGCGGAAGAAAGTTCTCTTCTTGAAGAC